A section of the Nitrososphaerota archaeon genome encodes:
- a CDS encoding indole-3-glycerol-phosphate synthase produces MKTLQKLFDNSHKAISDGIYDITEKIPKSKIDLIQSIKENKHASLITEVKFSSPSLGKIRKKSDPVQIAQAMVGGGAKALSVLTQPYLFEGSPQYFMEIRKQVKIPMLMKDIVVDKVQIDAARKIGADYMLLIQSLFDVGLLKDIDEYIDYGHKNGLMVLLEAHTKSEFTNSLKTKADLVGINNRNLDTLQIDINTTKKLLEGFDNHRIIVSESGIETPQDIQFLKKCGAGAFLVGSSIMKSEDIKENVRSLVNGI; encoded by the coding sequence ATGAAAACGCTACAGAAATTATTTGACAATTCCCACAAGGCAATATCTGACGGCATTTATGACATAACAGAAAAAATCCCAAAATCAAAAATTGATCTAATACAATCAATAAAAGAAAATAAGCATGCATCACTAATCACCGAAGTAAAGTTCTCATCTCCATCACTAGGTAAAATACGCAAAAAATCTGACCCGGTTCAGATTGCTCAAGCCATGGTGGGGGGAGGAGCCAAGGCACTATCAGTTCTCACACAACCATATCTTTTTGAGGGCTCACCGCAATATTTCATGGAAATTAGAAAGCAGGTAAAAATCCCAATGTTGATGAAAGATATAGTAGTTGACAAGGTGCAAATCGATGCGGCAAGAAAAATAGGCGCAGATTACATGTTATTAATCCAGTCGTTGTTTGATGTTGGTCTGCTCAAGGATATTGACGAGTATATCGATTATGGGCACAAAAACGGCCTAATGGTATTATTAGAAGCCCACACAAAATCAGAATTTACCAATTCTCTAAAGACAAAGGCGGATCTAGTTGGAATAAACAATCGAAACCTAGACACCTTGCAAATTGACATTAATACAACAAAAAAGCTGCTGGAAGGATTTGATAATCATAGAATCATAGTATCTGAAAGCGGAATTGAAACCCCCCAAGACATACAATTTCTAAAAAAATGCGGTGCAGGCGCATT